GCATTCTTCAGCACTGATAACACCTGGGAGCCGGAAGAGAACCTCGACTGCCCCGAGCTGATCTCCGCCTTCCTCGAGTCCCAGAAAGGCGTGGTGGAGAAACCTGACTCCAACAAGAGGAAGTCTTCTACAGACGAGCCTGAGACGGAGGAGAGCAAGGCCAAGAGGAAGAAGGAGCTGGTGAGTGCAGGGTTGATGTGTTTCTCTTTCATGTTGAAGGACTTCCTCAAActcacactctttttttttttttttttttgttattttgcagaATGAAAAGCCGAGAGGGTTTGCCAGGAATTTGGAGCCGGAGAGGATCATTGGGGCGACGGACAGCAGCGGTGAACTGATGTTTCTGATGAAGTGGTGAGAGAAGATCTTTCAATATGCTATCTCATTTCTGTTTTAGAGTAGAAATGTTCTTAACCAGTGTTGAGGTTAATGCACAAGTTTATTCCTCTAGctaattgacttttttttttttttttttaatcggatAATGACCTTGTGTTGACCTTCATTACACAACCTTCATTCAAGATCATTGAGGCTGATGTACTTTGGAGAGACCCaacaataaacttgtttctcCAGTTTCATTCGAGTGCAGATTTGCTGTAATGTTTTCTGCTAAATGAAATAACGATCAGAGCGGTTACTGATGGCTAGTTTCGCTCGTACTCGctaataaccgattaatcaactgatagattttacaatggacactgtgttaaaaataatagtaaaatagtGCAAAAACAGTTCATGAACATGAAATTGTGCTAATTGAAAAACATATTTACTATAATTCAGTTAAACATGGTTAATAAATGTAACACAGTGCTCTCCATGCACACTCTGGACTCCTTCACTGAGTTTGTACTAAAGGATAAAAAGTGGCTAAAATCCACACAGTGGGAGAAAATGGCATGATGTCTACTTATTAACCCTTTTGTACACATTGGATAGAGGTGATGTGAGCCGACAGACAGTGGTACATTCCTCCATATCTCCACAACCATGAGGTTGTCCATAAGGTTCCTGTTGCATTTGTTCTTGAAGCTCTGAGATCTTCCTCCTTGCTCAGCAGTTTGAGGTCTCCTCTGGTGTTCTGCTCCCCGTGTTTAGAACATCAGTGTGAGCTTTGTGTGCTCTGAAGAGACTCCTGGATGAGTGTAATTAATGTTTGCtgtcattgtttatttattaaaaggcATTAGAGTGTAGAACAGAACTGATCCCCCACTTTGTGTTTGTAGGAAGGACTCGGACGAGGCAGACCTGGTGCCAGCTCGAGAGGCGAATACCCAGTGCCCGCAGGTGGTGATTGCGTTTTATGAGGAGAGGCTAACCTGGCACTCCTGCCCAGAGGATGAACAGCACTAGTATTCCACACCCCTGTGTACTTTTCCAACCCAAAGGTTCTCTGGCTGAGCCCCCGTGTGCACCCTGAAGGTGTGGGTCTCGCACCGCGGCCAGCCTGAGCCTCACGTTCCCGCGTGCGTCGGATCGACACGCCGCACCCCCCAGGAACAATCCGTTTCTGATTTTAAGATTTAAGAGGAATCTATTTGTTGTGTTTGGCTGCTCggtcattttatttctgtttgatgCTTTTGTGTATCTGTAGATCTCCATGTCCCCATTGTCCCTATCGTCCAGTGTCCTTAGAGTTCAGTTGCATTGGGTTCGATTCAGCCTGAAtagttccactgtatattttctGTACATATTTTTTCAGAAAAGTTTCAATTAAAGGTTTGTGCCTTTCTTTTAACCAGCTGCTGTCCGTGTGATGTGTTCATTCACTCCAGCTTAACTGCAGTGCAGATGTTCTCACCTTTTTCCCGGCTACGTCGACATAAATCCAGATAAAGATGGAAAATGTTTGTGAAAAACTGCACATGCTCCTAAAATCGTGTAACTTCTGCCTGGTGTTTATTTACTACTTGGCTCTTTGAAACGTTGTTCAGACGGCTAAAAGTTTTTACAAAatcagtttttaaatgtatccactttttagtttttataaaaaagctaCCTTTTTATTGCCTGAACATCACCGTGTGGCCGGGAGACCAAAACGCGGATATGCGTTAACATAAATGAACGTGGACAGATCAGAGGGATTCATCACTTCTGCACAGTGATGGTGCTGGTAttagaactcatgaccttctgattagaagttcAGCATCTGGTCTACTCTGCCTGGTTTGTTTGTGGCATGAAAGCTAAGCAGCACTTTCTTCTCTATGAATTGCTCCACTAGCTGTGCGTAACAGGACATGTTTGATGTTATCTTTAAATGCTTTCCTCTCTCAATCCTACTTCTGTAGATCAGCAATACACTGTGTTCCTGGAGCAGGACCAGCTATTTCTTCTCGTTCTGGAACTGACGCCATGTTCATTAGCATGAGATGCTATGGGAAGCTTCCAGATCCCATTTGGTTGCAAAAGCACAATTGTGCAGATCAGGCAGATGGCTACCCAATCTGTCTACCcttcctgatttatttattttttccctataCACCATCACAAGGTTTTCTTTTGTATCTGTAGATATCATCCATTCACTTTACTTAAGGTTGCTGCTTTTAGAGCGAATGTTATGATTCAAATGGAACCCAAActttttcatctttattttatgatttaatcGTTTCTTTTCTGCAGAAGCCATTTAAAACAAGAATTATACATCTGTTCCTAATGATCAGCAGTTTCGTCTGTAGGTTGATCAGGAAGTTAAACAGATGAGGAGCCGAGGATGTGGAAGACcgtttcatgtcacaggtccTACACCGTGGCAAGACCGAGCACAGCAACGAGACTCTAGGTAGTTCAGTACTAAATCAGCGAGAGCCCTTCCAGGCGAAGATCTCAAAGCAGAAGTTCTAAACGTTCCAGATGTGCtcttcaagctattttgaaagACGCATAAAGAAACAGGTGATGTTCAGAAGCATGGTGGTCGGCCAAGGAAACTTAACGCAGATACATCGTGCTCACTTCCCTTCAACATCAAATGTCCTGCAGTGCCATAAGCAAAGAACTGGAGGAAACCAGTGAGACCCAGGTACACCCATCTACAGTCTGGGGAAGTCTGCCCAGAAGTGATCATAGAAGAATTGCAGGTAAAAAGCCAAACCTCCAATATGGAAACGAGGCTCAGTGTCTCATCTCTGAATGAAAACAGAGGAACTGGGGGAAAATGGCAGCAGATGTTCTGGACTGATGTCTGGAATATTTGCTGACGGTCTAGAGAGCATTACAGTAATGAGTTTTTGCAGGCaagagtgaagcatggtggaggtttccagCAGGATATGTCATCAGAATTAATGCAGAGAAATTCAGGTAGATACCGCGGAGGCGTTTGATTGGCCCttaatttattctgcagcaggacgtCGACCTCAAACATACATTCAGTGTCATTAAGAGCTAATCGTCAGTGTAGAGAGAAACAAGGAGTTCTGGAAGTGATCGTTTTGGCCTCCACAGAGTCCTGATGTCAACATCATCAAGTCTGCTCTGGATTAGATGAGGAGACACAAGGATTTGAGGAGCCTTCATCCgtatatactgcatatacaCAGTGCTGTAACTGATGTAGCAAAGGAAGAACAAGAttaaataactgtttttttcccacagatttcatgtatttcgtgttttatttttatatatacagtg
This genomic interval from Silurus meridionalis isolate SWU-2019-XX chromosome 22, ASM1480568v1, whole genome shotgun sequence contains the following:
- the cbx3a gene encoding chromobox protein homolog 3a — encoded protein: MGKKQTSKSKKDMEEPEEFVVEKVMDQRVVNGKVEFFLKWKGFPDTDNTWEPEENLDCPELISAFLESQKGVVEKPDSNKRKSSTDEPETEESKAKRKKELNEKPRGFARNLEPERIIGATDSSGELMFLMKWKDSDEADLVPAREANTQCPQVVIAFYEERLTWHSCPEDEQH